The following coding sequences are from one Musa acuminata AAA Group cultivar baxijiao chromosome BXJ2-4, Cavendish_Baxijiao_AAA, whole genome shotgun sequence window:
- the LOC135608921 gene encoding protein SMALL AUXIN UP-REGULATED RNA 12-like: MESKKANKITEIVRLQQMLRKWKKLAVTPKSSSKSMKFLKRTLSFSDGASTTSSGDVPKGYLAVCVGEEMRRFVIPTEYLGHRAFAALLREAEEEFGFQQEGVLRIPCEVAAFESTLRVVEKKKKKKEGFCYCSAEAELACSHLPPKPVCR, translated from the coding sequence ATGGAATCCAAGAAGGCCAACAAGATCACAGAGATCGTGAGGCTGCAACAGATGCTAAGGAAGTGGAAGAAGCTCGCGGTGACGCCGAAGAGCAGCAGCAAGAGCATGAAGTTCCTGAAGAGGACCCTCTCCTTCTCCGACGGTGCATCGACGACGTCGTCGGGGGACGTCCCCAAGGGATACCTCGCGGTGTGCGTCGGCGAGGAGATGCGAAGGTTCGTGATCCCGACCGAGTACCTGGGCCACCGAGCCTTCGCGGCGCTGCTGAGGGAGGCGGAAGAGGAGTTCGGGTTCCAGCAGGAAGGCGTGCTGAGGATCCCCTGTGAGGTGGCCGCGTTCGAGAGCACACTGAGGgtggtggagaagaagaagaagaagaaggaggggtTCTGCTACTGCTCGGCGGAGGCTGAGCTTGCGTGCTCCCATCTCCCACCGAAGCCAGTGTGCAGATAA
- the LOC103980709 gene encoding squamosa promoter-binding-like protein 12, with amino-acid sequence MTTTQESKTTFPPFRVPSLSACDRAARVMDWNANASLLWDWDNHAPFGGNYKLSAAAAAGGGASSGSELGNGSSSKSTISASFDSSPKAGKRPGWDADPKNHGKNRTLLEAGSSPAVAQTHGLEESQIGLKLGKRTYFEDVSAESTAKNPLPSLNSAAAPSALVKKARVSYQSAHSTCCQVEGCNIDLNGAKEYHRKHRVCETHSKSPKVIVAGQERRFCQQCSRFHDLSEFDQKKRSCRRRLSDHNARRRKPRPNIISFNSTTFSPSVYNDKYQMNMLWNKSPFGHMKPVATTTSEASKKFKLAQMRGSWVKSSKESSMYGQLHMPDTQLPNGFTALYHDVDKPLPLKGTAAEVLNQGSEASGGASNLDRAPDLRRALSLLSTSSWGSPDPGGHGQTPFIIMDAKHASSAQPTIPVANPSNHWIYGEPVSQQAQPLLFSMHRNGNQTQEFQLQKAPYRDTFFDPTQIY; translated from the exons ATG ACAACAACGCAGGAATCGAAGACAACTTTCCCTCCTTTCAGGGTTCCATCTCTTAG CGCATGCGATCGAGCTGCTCGCGTGATGGATTGGAATGCGAACGCGTCCTTGCTGTGGGATTGGGACAACCACGCGCCATTTGGTGGGAATTACAAGTtgtctgccgccgccgccgccggcggtGGCGCTTCCTCTGGCTCTGAATTGGGGAATGGTTCCTCGTCCAAGAGCACCATCTCTGCTTCCTTCGATTCCTCGCCGAAGGCAGGAAAGCGACCTGGGTGGGACGCTGACCCGAAGAATCACGGCAAGAACAGAACTTTACTGGAAGCTGGTTCTTCCCCAGCGGTAGCGCAGACGCATGGATTGGAGGAGTCACAAATAGGGTTGAAGCTTGGTAAGAGAACCTACTTCGAGGATGTCTCAGCTGAGAGTACCGCGAAGAACCCCTTGCCCTCTTTGAATTCTGCAGCGGCACCTTCTGCTCTGGTCAAGAAGGCGAGAGTGTCTTATCAGAGTGCACATAGTACCTGCTGCCAAGTTGAAGGTTGCAATATCGATCTTAATGGAGCCAAGGAGTATCACCGGAAGCACAGGGTCTGTGAAACCCATTCCAAATCCCCCAAGGTCATCGTCGCCGGTCAGGAGCGCCGGTTTTGTCAGCAGTGTAGCAG GTTCCATGATTTGTCGGAGTTTGATCAGAAAAAGAGAAGTTGTCGAAGGCGTTTATCTGATCATAATGCTCGACGTCGCAAGCCACGACCAAACATAATCTCCTTCAATTCGACGACCTTTTCTCCATCGGTTTACa ATGATAAATATCAGATGAACATGCTATGGAATAAATCTCCTTTTGGTCACATGAAACCAGTGGCAACCACCACAAGTGAAGCTTCTAAAAAATTCAAGCTTGCACAAATGAGAGGATCATGGGTGAAATCAAGCAAAGAAAGCAGCATGTATGGGCAGCTGCATATGCCAGACACTCAGCTACCAAATGGCTTTACTGCACTTTATCATGATGTAGACAAGCCCTTGCCACTCAAAGGCACTGCCGCCGAAGTACTCAATCAAG GTTCAGAGGCATCTGGAGGAGCTTCGAACTTGGACAGAGCACCAGATCTTCGGcgtgctctctctcttctgtcaaccAGTTCTTGGGGTTCTCCCGACCCAGGAGGCCACGGACAAACTCCTTTCATTATCATGGATGCTAAGCATGCCAGTTCGGCACAGCCCACTATACCTGTCGCGAATCCCTCAAATCACTGGATCTACGGAGAGCCTGTATCTCAACAAGCTCAACCACTCCTGTTTAGCATGCACAGAAATGGCAACCAGACCCAGGAGTTTCAGCTGCAAAAAGCCCCTTATAGGGATACTTTCTTTGACCCCACTCAGATTTACTGA
- the LOC135609589 gene encoding U-box domain-containing protein 52-like, translating into MSQREQQPADGPASSPLVAVAIDRDKNSQGAFRWALDNVVTRGQTLTLVHVNTKPSTGSEDAANIIKELFVPFRCFCTRKNVQCNDVILEDTDVAKAIVEFVLRSAVGKLVIGASPKGGFVRSFRSTDTSSSISKGVPDFCTVFIISKGKVSSMRNAARPPPTGALIRAQIQSQPTARPDPLDYNNRNNVMRVPNEAAFAARTLYKDNESIKSPFTRGTRATKSYGEMMMDSDISFVSNGRPSFDRGYPPRLSNMSDALDRSFESPRNSVGGYSSSNGLSSLSYESSSSPAMDEVEAEIRRLRLELKQTMDMYSTACKEALTAKQKAMELQRWKTEEGKRLEEARLSEEAALALAEREKAKRMAAIETAEASKRIAELEAQKRISAELQAVKEAEEKIKAFDAMSHTNLRYRRYTIEEIEVATENFAENRKIGEGGYGPVYRGTLDHTPVAIKVLRPDAAQGRSQFQQEVEILCCIRHPNMVLLLGACPEYGCLVYEYMANGSLEDRLFRRGNTPPIPWQHRFRIAAEIGTGLLFLHQTKPEPLVHRDLKPANILLDRNYVSKISDVGLARLVPPSVADNVTQYRMTATAGTFCYIDPEYQQTGMLGIKSDVYSMGILLLQLVTGKPPMGLTHYVERAIEKGTFEEMLDGSVPDWPVEDALSLAKLAVKCAELRRKDRPDLATGILPELNRLRNLAEENMQYSVLLGYSPLTSPMQSQVSTQDFMSAPSALQSGYESSRSRYSGSSVPGRT; encoded by the exons ATGTCGCAGAGGGAGCAGCAGCCGGCGGATGGACCGGCGTCGTCGCCGCTGGTCGCGGTCGCCATCGACAGGGACAAGAACAGCCAGGGCGCGTTCAGGTGGGCTCTGGACAACGTCGTTACCAGAGGCCAAACCCTCACCCTCGTCCATGTCAACACCAAGCCCTCAA CGGGGTCCGAAGACGCCGCCAACATCATCAAGGAATTGTTTGTTCCCTTCCGATGTTTCTGCACACGCAAGAAT GTGCAGTGCAACGATGTCATACTCGAAGACACCGACGTTGCCAAGGCTATCGTAGAGTTTGTGTTGAGATCTGCAGTCGGGAAGCTTGTGATTGGCGCATCACCGAAAGGAGGATTCGTCAG ATCGTTCAGAAGCACAGACACCAGCAGCAGTATCTCCAAGGGCGTGCCTGATTTCTGCACTGTCTTCATCATCTCCAAGGGGAAGGTGTCTTCCATGAGGAACGCTGCCCGGCCACCGCCGACCGGTGCTCTTATCCGGGCGCAGATCCAAAGCCAACCAACTGCTCGACCCGATCCACTGGACTACAACAACAGGAATAATGTCATGAGAG TGCCAAATGAGGCCGCATTTGCTGCACGGACTCTGTACAAAGACAACGAATCGATCAA GTCGCCCTTTACCAGGGGAACGCGTGCCACGAAATCGTATGGGGAGATGATGATGGACAGCGATATCTCATTTGTGAGCAATGGCAGGCCAAGCTTCGACCGCGGCTACCCACCGAGACTGTCGAACATGTCCGACGCCTTGGATCGTAGTTTCGAGTCACCTCGCAATTCTGTGGGTGGGTACTCGTCCTCGAACGGCCTCTCTTCCCTGTCCTATGAGAGCTCATCATCTCCCGCTATG GACGAAGTGGAAGCAGAGATCAGGAGGCTAAGGTTAGAACTGAAGCAGACCATGGACATGTACAGCACAGCCTGCAAAGAAGCACTTACGGCAAAACAAAAG GCAATGGAGCTGCAGCGCTGGAAGACGGAGGAAGGGAAGAGACTGGAGGAAGCTCGGCTGTCGGAAGAAGCCGCTCTGGCCTTGGCGGAGAGGGAGAAAGCGAAGCGAATGGCCGCCATCGAGACGGCTGAAGCGTCGAAAAGGATTGCAGAGTTGGAAGCGCAGAAGCGGATCAGTGCAGAGTTGCAGGCAGTGAAAGAGGCCGAGGAGAAGATAAAGGCTTTCGATGCGATGTCGCACACAAATCTCAGGTACCGGAGGTACACCATCGAGGAGATCGAAGTAGCCACCGAGAACTTCGCGGAGAACAGGAAGATTGGAGAGGGTGGGTATGGTCCTGTCTACAGAGGCACTCTGGATCACACGCCTGTCGCCATTAAGGTACTGCGTCCCGATGCCGCTCAAGGAAGGTCACAGTTTCAGCAAGAG GTCGAGATACTGTGCTGCATTCGGCATCCAAACATGGTGCTGTTGTTGGGTGCTTGCCCGGAGTATGGCTGCCTCGTGTACGAGTACATGGCAAACGGGAGCTTGGAAGACCGTTTGTTCAGGCGGGGGAACACGCCGCCGATTCCCTGGCAGCACAGGTTTCGGATCGCCGCAGAGATCGGCACCGGCCTCCTCTTTCTGCACCAGACGAAGCCGGAGCCGCTCGTCCACCGGGACCTCAAGCCCGCGAACATCCTCCTCGACAGGAACTACGTGAGCAAGATCAGCGACGTCGGCCTCGCCCGCCTGGTGCCGCCGTCGGTGGCGGACAACGTCACCCAGTACCGCATGACGGCCACTGCCGGCACGTTCTGCTACATCGACCCGGAGTACCAGCAGACGGGCATGCTCGGCATCAAGTCCGACGTCTACTCTATGGGGATCCTGCTGCTGCAGCTGGTGACCGGGAAGCCGCCCATGGGGCTGACGCACTACGTGGAGCGTGCGATCGAGAAGGGGACGTTCGAGGAGATGTTAGATGGCTCGGTGCCGGACTGGCCCGTCGAGGATGCTCTAAGCTTGGCGAAGCTAGCGGTCAAGTGCGCGGAGCTCAGGCGGAAGGATCGCCCGGATCTTGCGACGGGCATATTGCCGGAGCTCAACAGGCTGAGAAATCTCGCGGAGGAGAACATGCAGTACTCTGTGCTGCTGGGGTACAGCCCTCTCACCTCACCCATGCAAAGCCAAGTCTCCACACAA GACTTCATGAGTGCACCTTCAGCTCTGCAATCCGGATATGAAAGCTCAAGAAGTCGGTATAGTGGATCATCTGTGCCTGGAAGAACATGA